The following proteins are encoded in a genomic region of Vibrio tasmaniensis:
- a CDS encoding ubiquinone biosynthesis accessory factor UbiJ has translation MPFDPLVTAVIETSLNTFVNDDPALVRRLSRLKGQIIQVNLKELNKTLTFVFSQQIDVLSEYEGQPDCYLSLNLSVLPELREQSNITKLIKQDKLILEGDIQLAQKFAQLMTDCKPDLEEWLSRVTGDVVAHTLVQGVKNVGGLVAKQATKHQNHLAQVLTEEWKIAPAPLEVAHFCDQVDDVKSSAARLEAKLNALLEKA, from the coding sequence ATGCCATTTGATCCATTGGTCACCGCGGTTATTGAAACCTCTTTAAATACTTTCGTGAACGATGATCCAGCTTTGGTTCGTCGTTTGTCTCGTTTAAAGGGGCAGATCATTCAAGTTAATTTGAAAGAGCTGAATAAAACTCTCACTTTCGTTTTTAGCCAACAAATCGATGTGTTGTCTGAATACGAAGGGCAACCTGATTGCTACCTATCTTTGAATCTATCGGTACTTCCAGAACTGCGTGAGCAATCGAACATCACCAAACTGATCAAGCAAGATAAGCTGATCTTAGAGGGTGATATTCAACTGGCTCAGAAATTTGCTCAGCTAATGACAGACTGCAAGCCTGACTTGGAAGAGTGGCTATCGCGCGTGACGGGTGATGTGGTTGCTCATACCTTGGTACAAGGCGTTAAGAATGTCGGTGGCCTTGTGGCTAAGCAAGCGACTAAGCATCAAAACCATCTCGCTCAGGTATTAACTGAAGAGTGGAAGATTGCACCAGCACCCTTAGAAGTGGCACATTTTTGCGATCAGGTTGATGACGTGAAAAGCTCAGCTGCACGCCTTGAAGCTAAATTGAACGCTCTGTTGGAGAAAGCATGA
- a CDS encoding DMT family transporter, which translates to MNERRALGFGLAAVLLWSTVATAFKLTLAEFSPIQMLTIASIVSSIALIAVCAFQGKLSQLSTTFLSNPWYYLLLGLVNPLAYYLILFKAYDLLPASQAQAINYSWAITLTLMAAVFLGQKIRKQDWIACTFSYAGVVVIATKGDVLGMQFDSPLGVALALLSTLLWAGYWILNTKNKADPVVGVLLGFLVALPFAIGLTLYEGESFSQITAKGWMAVTYVGLFEMGITFVLWLSALKLTNNTARISNLIFASPFISLMLLSTIIGEEIHPATLFGLLLIIAGLVIQQIKFSKNKPA; encoded by the coding sequence ATGAACGAACGTCGTGCCTTGGGCTTTGGCCTTGCTGCGGTATTGCTGTGGTCAACAGTCGCTACTGCTTTTAAGCTGACCCTTGCTGAGTTTTCACCAATTCAAATGCTGACCATCGCCAGCATTGTGTCGTCGATTGCACTGATCGCGGTTTGCGCGTTTCAAGGCAAGCTTTCTCAGCTGAGTACCACGTTTCTTTCAAACCCTTGGTATTACCTACTACTCGGCTTGGTCAACCCACTGGCCTATTACCTGATTCTATTCAAAGCATACGACCTGCTGCCTGCATCTCAAGCGCAAGCCATCAACTACAGTTGGGCGATCACGCTAACCTTAATGGCGGCGGTTTTTCTGGGGCAAAAGATTCGTAAACAAGATTGGATTGCTTGTACCTTCAGTTATGCAGGTGTGGTAGTTATTGCCACCAAAGGCGATGTTCTGGGAATGCAATTCGATAGTCCACTCGGTGTGGCACTGGCGCTGCTTTCAACCTTGCTTTGGGCGGGCTACTGGATTCTCAATACCAAAAACAAAGCTGACCCTGTGGTTGGCGTACTGCTTGGGTTCTTAGTGGCATTGCCATTCGCGATTGGTTTAACCCTTTATGAAGGCGAGAGTTTTAGCCAAATCACGGCGAAAGGTTGGATGGCCGTGACTTACGTTGGCCTGTTCGAGATGGGTATTACCTTTGTGTTGTGGCTCTCAGCACTCAAACTAACCAACAATACGGCACGTATCAGCAACCTAATTTTTGCCTCACCGTTTATCTCGTTGATGCTACTTTCGACCATTATTGGTGAAGAGATTCACCCTGCGACACTGTTTGGTTTACTGCTAATTATTGCTGGTTTGGTGATTCAACAGATCAAGTTTTCAAAAAACAAACCTGCGTGA
- the ubiB gene encoding ubiquinone biosynthesis regulatory protein kinase UbiB, whose protein sequence is MTPTELKRLYHIIKVQLEYGLDELMPEHQLTKAPLLARKSLFWLKNKHQDKELGHRLRLALQELGPVWIKFGQMMSTRRDLFPPHIADQLALLQDQVAPFDGQLAKRDMEKALGGSLDNWFTDFDIEPLASASIAQVHTAKLKENGREIVLKVIRPDIRPVIDADLKLMHRMARIVAKSLPEARRLKPVEVVHEYEKTLLDELDLRREAANAIQLRRNFEGSEELYVPEVIPDLSSETLMVSERIYGIQVSDIETLNANGTNMKLLAERGVTVFFTQVFRDSFFHADMHPGNVFVNPENPDNPQWIGLDCGIVGTLNSEDKRYLAENLLAFFNRDYRKVAELHVDSGWVPHDTNVNDFEFAIRMVCEPIFAKPLGEISFGHVLLNLFNTARRFNMEVQPQLVLLQKTLLYVEGLGRQLYPQLDLWATAKPFLETWMMNQVGPQAVINAVKERAPFWAEKLPELPELLYDSLRQGKAMNHRMDQLYQGYRDSKRQQATGKFLFGVGATLVVCSAILVSSPYEQLSMGCGIAGVTFWLLSWRAYRR, encoded by the coding sequence ATGACCCCAACAGAACTGAAACGTCTTTATCATATTATCAAGGTACAGTTGGAATACGGCCTTGATGAATTGATGCCTGAGCACCAGTTGACCAAAGCCCCTTTGTTGGCCCGAAAGTCACTGTTTTGGCTCAAGAATAAGCATCAAGATAAAGAATTAGGCCACCGCTTGCGCTTAGCATTGCAAGAGTTAGGGCCTGTTTGGATTAAGTTTGGTCAGATGATGTCAACGCGTCGCGACCTATTTCCTCCTCATATCGCGGATCAGCTGGCGCTATTGCAAGACCAAGTGGCGCCGTTTGATGGTCAATTGGCTAAGCGAGATATGGAAAAAGCCCTCGGTGGCAGCCTAGATAACTGGTTTACCGACTTTGATATCGAGCCACTGGCCTCAGCTTCTATCGCTCAGGTGCATACTGCGAAACTCAAAGAGAACGGCCGTGAGATTGTTCTGAAGGTAATTCGCCCTGATATTCGCCCGGTGATTGATGCAGATCTAAAACTGATGCACCGAATGGCGCGTATAGTCGCTAAGTCGCTTCCTGAAGCACGTCGTTTGAAACCTGTTGAGGTAGTTCACGAGTACGAAAAAACGTTACTGGATGAACTAGACCTGCGCCGTGAGGCGGCCAATGCGATTCAACTTCGACGTAATTTTGAAGGCAGTGAAGAGCTGTATGTTCCAGAGGTTATCCCTGATTTAAGCAGTGAAACCTTGATGGTGTCAGAGCGAATCTATGGTATTCAGGTTTCGGATATAGAGACGCTAAACGCCAACGGCACTAACATGAAATTGCTCGCGGAACGTGGTGTGACGGTATTCTTCACCCAAGTATTCCGAGATAGCTTTTTCCATGCAGACATGCACCCAGGCAACGTATTCGTTAACCCCGAAAATCCAGATAACCCGCAGTGGATTGGCTTGGATTGTGGCATTGTCGGCACGCTTAACAGCGAAGATAAGCGTTATTTAGCCGAAAACCTGCTGGCTTTCTTTAATCGAGATTACCGAAAAGTCGCCGAGCTTCACGTGGATTCGGGGTGGGTTCCACATGACACCAACGTCAACGATTTCGAATTCGCGATTCGTATGGTGTGTGAGCCGATTTTTGCAAAACCACTTGGCGAGATCTCATTTGGCCATGTGTTGCTAAACTTATTTAATACAGCAAGACGTTTCAACATGGAGGTTCAACCTCAGTTGGTGCTTCTGCAGAAGACCTTGTTGTATGTGGAAGGCCTAGGCCGCCAGTTGTATCCGCAACTTGATTTGTGGGCAACGGCTAAACCTTTCCTTGAAACCTGGATGATGAATCAGGTGGGGCCGCAAGCTGTGATTAACGCAGTAAAAGAGCGTGCGCCATTCTGGGCAGAAAAACTGCCAGAGCTGCCAGAGCTACTTTATGACAGCTTGCGCCAAGGTAAAGCCATGAACCACAGAATGGATCAGCTTTATCAAGGCTATAGAGATAGTAAGCGTCAGCAAGCAACTGGAAAGTTTTTGTTTGGCGTTGGAGCAACTTTAGTCGTATGCTCCGCAATATTAGTTTCAAGCCCTTATGAGCAGCTATCTATGGGCTGTGGCATCGCAGGTGTCACATTTTGGCTGCTTAGTTGGCGAGCTTACCGTCGTTAG
- the rmuC gene encoding DNA recombination protein RmuC, which yields MQWIIEHQATLIAAISGALVSGGVVGWWVKQKFSFQQRLLEQQLESDRLLHESQQAQLKSSLAEAQQELNELDDDRDKAAFELKQAHGKVMAAMEKLRYFEAVKQERQQYADDINVLKEHKSELEAELREQEARHDQENLANSEKLQLLEQAESRLKQQFELLANQLFESKTAKVDQQNKQSLEGLLSPLREQLEGFKKQVNDSFSQEAKERHTLVHELKNLQRLNESMTREAVNLTQALKGDNKQQGNWGEVVLARVLAESGLREGHEYQTQVNLQNDAGKRYQPDVIVHLPQDKQVVVDSKMALVAFERYFNAETDQQRDAALRDHLVSLRAHIKGLSQKDYHQLKGIQSLDYVLMFIPVEPAFQVAIQADPSLVKDAMEQNIILVSPTTLLVALRTIDNLWRNDRQNQNAQVIAERASKLYDKLRLFVDDMESLGSSLDRANQSYQGAMNKLVTGRGNVIRQAESFKHLGVEVKKSISIGIAEMAQNEAFSENASLVERQPAEDKVN from the coding sequence ATGCAATGGATTATCGAACATCAGGCAACGCTTATTGCTGCAATTTCTGGCGCGCTCGTCAGCGGCGGTGTGGTGGGCTGGTGGGTTAAACAGAAGTTCTCTTTTCAGCAGCGATTGCTCGAGCAGCAGCTAGAGTCCGATCGTTTGTTGCATGAATCTCAGCAAGCTCAGCTCAAATCCTCACTCGCAGAGGCGCAACAAGAACTCAATGAGTTAGATGATGATCGAGACAAAGCGGCATTTGAACTTAAGCAGGCGCATGGGAAGGTGATGGCTGCGATGGAGAAGCTGCGCTATTTTGAAGCCGTGAAGCAAGAGCGTCAGCAGTATGCCGATGATATCAATGTTCTTAAGGAGCATAAGTCTGAGTTGGAGGCTGAGCTTCGCGAGCAAGAAGCTAGGCACGACCAAGAAAATCTCGCCAACAGTGAAAAACTGCAATTGTTAGAGCAAGCAGAATCTCGACTTAAGCAGCAGTTTGAACTGTTAGCGAATCAACTGTTTGAGAGCAAAACCGCTAAGGTCGATCAGCAGAATAAGCAAAGCCTAGAAGGTTTGTTGTCTCCGCTGAGAGAACAGCTGGAAGGCTTCAAGAAACAAGTGAACGATAGTTTCAGCCAAGAGGCCAAAGAGCGTCATACCTTAGTTCATGAGCTTAAAAATCTACAACGTCTCAATGAGAGCATGACGCGTGAAGCGGTGAACCTGACTCAAGCGTTAAAAGGCGATAACAAACAGCAAGGTAATTGGGGCGAAGTGGTATTGGCTCGCGTGCTTGCTGAATCAGGGCTGCGCGAAGGCCACGAATACCAAACGCAAGTGAACCTGCAAAACGATGCGGGCAAGCGTTATCAACCGGATGTGATTGTTCATCTACCACAAGATAAGCAAGTGGTGGTCGATTCGAAAATGGCGTTGGTAGCATTTGAACGCTACTTTAATGCCGAAACCGATCAGCAACGTGACGCTGCGCTGCGTGATCACTTGGTGTCGCTGCGAGCGCATATCAAAGGGTTAAGCCAGAAAGATTATCATCAGCTTAAAGGCATTCAGAGCTTGGATTATGTGTTGATGTTTATTCCGGTAGAGCCTGCGTTTCAGGTGGCGATTCAAGCCGACCCTAGCTTAGTCAAAGATGCGATGGAGCAAAACATTATTTTGGTCAGTCCTACGACCCTGCTGGTGGCCCTGCGTACCATTGATAACCTTTGGCGTAATGACAGACAGAACCAGAACGCGCAAGTTATCGCTGAACGCGCGAGCAAGCTTTACGACAAATTACGCCTGTTCGTTGATGATATGGAAAGTCTTGGTAGCTCATTAGATAGAGCCAACCAAAGCTACCAAGGTGCCATGAATAAGCTAGTGACTGGGCGTGGCAATGTGATTCGTCAAGCTGAAAGCTTCAAACACCTTGGTGTTGAAGTGAAAAAATCGATCTCGATTGGGATAGCTGAAATGGCTCAAAATGAGGCTTTTTCAGAAAATGCCTCCTTAGTAGAAAGACAACCCGCTGAGGATAAAGTAAACTAA
- the ubiE gene encoding bifunctional demethylmenaquinone methyltransferase/2-methoxy-6-polyprenyl-1,4-benzoquinol methylase UbiE — protein sequence MMDTSVQTNSAVESETTHFGFETVAKDQKVAKVAEVFHSVAAKYDIMNDLMSGGVHRLWKRFTIDCSGVRPGQRILDLGGGTGDLTAKFSRIVGEKGHVVLADINNSMLNVGRDKLRDSGIVGNVHYVQANAEELPFPDNYFDCITISFCLRNVTDKDQALRSMYRVLKPGGRLLVLEFSKPVLEPLSKVYDAYSFHLLPKMGELIANDADSYRYLAESIRMHPNQETLEGMMQEAGFENTKYFNLTGGIVALHRGYKF from the coding sequence ATTATGGACACAAGCGTGCAGACAAATTCAGCAGTAGAGTCAGAAACCACACACTTTGGTTTCGAAACAGTCGCAAAAGACCAGAAAGTCGCGAAAGTAGCAGAGGTATTTCACTCTGTAGCCGCTAAATACGACATCATGAATGACTTAATGTCGGGTGGTGTTCACCGCTTGTGGAAGCGATTCACGATTGATTGCAGTGGCGTTCGCCCTGGTCAACGTATCCTAGACCTAGGTGGTGGTACTGGTGACCTTACTGCGAAATTCTCACGCATCGTTGGTGAAAAAGGCCACGTGGTTCTTGCTGATATCAACAACTCAATGCTGAATGTTGGCCGCGATAAACTGCGTGATAGCGGTATTGTTGGCAATGTACATTACGTTCAAGCGAATGCTGAAGAACTGCCGTTCCCAGACAACTACTTCGATTGCATTACCATCAGCTTTTGTCTGCGTAACGTAACCGACAAAGACCAAGCACTGCGTTCAATGTACCGCGTACTTAAGCCGGGTGGTCGTCTGTTGGTCCTTGAGTTTTCTAAGCCAGTACTTGAGCCTTTATCAAAGGTTTACGATGCCTACTCTTTCCACCTATTGCCAAAAATGGGTGAACTGATTGCTAACGATGCAGACAGCTATCGTTACCTTGCAGAATCTATCCGCATGCACCCGAACCAAGAAACCTTGGAAGGTATGATGCAAGAAGCGGGTTTTGAAAATACGAAATACTTCAACCTAACGGGCGGCATTGTAGCGCTGCACCGCGGTTACAAGTTCTAG
- the tatA gene encoding Sec-independent protein translocase subunit TatA, producing the protein MGGISIWQLLIIAVIVILLFGTKKLRGMGGDLGSAVKGFKKAMSDEDKPADKKDADFEPKNIEQQKTEASAETTAETKKDKEQA; encoded by the coding sequence ATGGGTGGTATCAGTATTTGGCAACTTCTAATCATTGCTGTAATTGTAATTTTACTTTTCGGAACAAAGAAACTGCGCGGTATGGGTGGTGACTTAGGTTCAGCGGTGAAAGGCTTCAAGAAAGCAATGAGCGATGAAGACAAGCCTGCAGATAAGAAAGACGCAGACTTCGAACCAAAGAATATTGAACAGCAGAAGACAGAAGCTAGCGCTGAAACAACTGCTGAAACAAAGAAAGACAAAGAGCAGGCGTAA